Genomic window (Falco cherrug isolate bFalChe1 chromosome 4, bFalChe1.pri, whole genome shotgun sequence):
GAGCAGCTTTGTTTGAATACTCCACAAGCTTTACAGAAAAGTTTTTAGCATACTTAAAATCTACCTGGGGCCACCTCCACTTGTAAGACAGGAAGCGTCCCCAGTCATGTTTGATGGATGATAGATACCTTATCTCTGCTTGGTACCTAGTGTTACAGCCTGGAACCAACAGCATCCAGACTGCATCTTCTTGTACAAATACACATCTCCACTTAAGTCAACACTTACCAGCGAGATTGCAAAACAGTGTCTTGATAGCTGCTAGTTAATCATTGTACAAAGCAAAATCAATTTCTGCTACAAACTATGTTTTGAGATTTGATAAAGAAGAAATGGATAAGCTTACTCAATGTGAACAAAAACAGcggaagcaaaaaaaaccagaaactaCTACCTGAGCCACTGGGAAAGCAGAAACACTTTGAAAGGAACAGTAATTCCCCCTACTTTATTGCTTCTAAGGAATTCTACTCTTCACCCATCCTAACAGTTCCTAAACTGAATCCATCCGATCTAGGGGCAGAAACAGTGACCTGCACTTTCGTAAGAATGCCAAAACTTCAGCTGCAACCTGGTAGCACATTGAGAGGACAGGACAGCAAAGCACATACACAAAACAGAACTACTGCTTTATGTTCAGAATTACAGTGAAATTGTAATAGCAACTATCTGCAAAGAATATTATTCTTTCCTGGGATCTGCTATCCAGTCTTCTGAACTAGAAACTGTAAGTTCTAACCTAGCAACAGGAAGATTCAGAGACAAAGGGTATCAGAAACCCAGCTTTCCACAcagtctgggaaaaaaacccaccaataTATTACCTTCTGGCATTCTTTGGAAAAAGGTCAAGTCAGCTTTTCTCACAGGAGATACAAATATGTGATTTACTACAATGCAGACACCAAAGAGCAGagaataatgcatttaaaatcttTAGAGAATTGAAGTATAAGATCTTTgcctgttaaaaacaaacaaacaaaaacaacaacaaaaaaaacccaccaccacctgaCACCCAAAAAGCTACAAATTTGTCTTTAATTCTCACTGTACTGTACTAAGTATCCTGCACTACTGTGTATTCTACCAACTGCACTGAGGGACACTTATTGCAGTTAACTCTTTTGTCAAGTTGCCAGAGATCGAATGGCTGAtctgagaaggaaaaccaaCACATCCCAATGCAGACCTAcaggtttctttaaaattcttaaaacattttgctgtgtaGAAGTCCTGTGCAGTTTCACTGCATTAGTCAGAAGTTGTGCCACATTCAGAAATTGGTGACAAGTTATGCCCACATATGAGACTTGGaattgaaaaaaggaaaacctcaaACACTACTGTCTTTACTGGATgtagagatatttttaaaaacccaagcagaacaaaaagaaaagtttctgaTCAAGATTGAAACgcttaggaaaataaataaacaaactatAAATTATCATGTTGGTTTACAGTGCACAAAGTGACTGCTCACACAAGTTCCACACAGATAGTCTTAGTTTACATTGGCAGTAAAGTGATCTACTTCACATTAGGTGAGACCAAATGAGGCATTTGTACTTTATGGGTAATAAATGAACACCTGTAGCCTCTCACATGTAGATGGCTAACAGCTGCTGTTGAATAACCAAGTTAATGCTATACTTCTCACCTGAtcttcttcttcatcctcttcatctTCTGCCAAACGCTGCCTGCCCACTTCATACAGTCTGCAAACTGTATCCATGTTCATGGCATCCATGCTCCCCTGATTCTGAAGAGGAGATGCCAACACAGCAGTTAGCCCCAGGAAATAAGCTCAACATTTGTATTCAATGCTATATCTGATCTCAATCACAAAACATTACCAAATCCTTCCCTCCTATCTACTAGCAGCAGTACAActagcactaaaaaaaaaaaaaaaaaaaaaaagtctttttggTTTCAAGGACCAGCCCAGGAGTGGTGCAAATAtctattttttgcttctgtcatCCACAAGTTACACTCTTACTAGTAGACTTCACACCACCTTTACTGGATCCTTAACATGCTTGGGGTTAGTTCTCACTAACCGCACACCACTTCCTTTCAAATTTGCCCTCCTATCATATTATTGAACCATATGCCTTGAGACAGTGCTAAAAGCCATCATATAGCAAGAGTTCCGGAAGACAGCAGTCTGACACCCCAGAAACCACTGCTGCCACATGCCCTGAAGTAACATTTCCAGTGACTTCTGTAAAAGAAACTTTTCATATCTTGGCCTCACAACCTTGACAACTCCAACTTCAGCAGTTAAACATGAAGCCTGCCCTACTACAAACTCTTGACTTGCTTTTTGCAGTCTGTAAAGATCAGTGATTCACAGATGTTTTGGTCaatatttggttttaaattagTCACTACATGCACATAGTCAGGAGGTTCAAGAAATTGGGTATTGACAATGTATTATTGGGCAAAGAAACAGACCCATTAGTTTAAGTTTACTTCTGCCCTAACAAACCAGAAGTTTCACTCAGTAATTTCTGCTTCAAATCCTTAGCTTCTGGGATTTTGCTAGGAAGACAAGTGAAAAAGGAACAACAAGAGTGATTCACAGAAAAGCTCCATGGGAAGCCCCAGGAAGACTGCATTTCCCAGTTATTTGATACAATGCACAAATTTTAATAGGAAATTATTGctacaaataggaaaaaaattcatttctctTTATGCTTACGAGAAGAAAACCTCTGCACATTTTAAAAGGGGCAGTGCCTGAAGAAGAGACACAAACGTGTTTGGAAGTTTAAGGAATCAGAGGCAGAAAAACAAGACTGCTGTGGGTGCACAACAGAAAACTAACAGCATCTCTGCATCAAAACATCACCACTGCTTAGGACATGAATTGTGTCCTGTTCTACTGCCGACTCCCTCTGGTACCGTGGCTGAGTCCTTACAGCACACCTGTATGGACATAGGAACTCTAGAATCATCACTtctgaaggttttaaaaaaacaaaccaaaaacaacaacaaaaaaccaaccaagaaGCACTGCACTCAAACCACTGCTACAGAGACCAGAGTTCATTCTTAGCTCCTTTACCTCAATGACAGCCAAATAGCAGTCCTTGCTGTCTGTGCACAAGTCAAAGATATTCCGCTTTACATCTATGGTGGCTGGAAAACATCACAACACAAACTCAGTGGTTAATTGCATATTATTTATTGCTTGCTGACAGAAAAGATCTAACAATGTATGTctaaaagcaggtaaaaaaatgttgggacaagaaacaacagctgaaataaaagggaaatcACCATTTATAACTAATTCAATCTGTAATAAAGAACAGAATGTTGGAGACTGTCATAAAAAATAGCCAGGTAAGATCTTAACCTGCTCTGCACAGTGTCTTCTCTCTTGATAATatgtttatttgcttctttAAGCACAGTAAACAACAGATAATCTTCCAGGCTAAGTGGCAACCAAGGGACTGAGTTGTGAGCCACATCTCCTTTCAATAGCAAAAGCCACATTTGTTAAAGTCCACAGCAGCAACTAGCTTTGCTCCAGGACCTTTACAAGCTGGAGGCCAAATTGACAGCATTCTGAACTACCAGCATGGGGAAATGCTgttgggaaaaggaaaacaaaattaaaaaataaaaataaataaataaataaaaaaggccTTCCTGAAATGAGACCAATGACATCCTCGCCAAATGACCTACTATCTCAGATTATGCCCTACTTGGaaagatgaaatgaaaatgaagccaGAACTGCTGGACAGTAGCAAGTAAAGCAATCACTCGCTGAACAGGATATGATCCTTGAACCTATGTCAGTGTTAAGCCCAAGTCTTGTGCTTCAATCAGAACAGGTCATAGCACAATTTGTTTTGTAAGCGAATGTTACTACACAAAACTTTCAATAAACCTTCAAACTTCCAGACCAAGCTGTTTGCTCCTCTCTTACCTATAGGTTTATAATCAGTTGCATTAAACGTCCTGAAAGAAGAGCCAAACGGACTTCTCATTCTCTCCTCCAGAAGGTCATCTTCATCATCTGCCTGCAACATAGCTGATACATGGGAAAATTATTCCACAAATCCACCTTCCATTCACCGCTATCATTAAACCAACTTAAGAACAAATCAGACTGAcgtgaattttctttttatttaatagctCAGCAAGACCCACTTCATATCTACTTTCTCAGAGCTGCCTTTATTAATACTGCAGATCATTGCAACTtattacaaacaaaaacattttctcaagcATCATCAGATCTGCCATTATacgtattttctttttcaatggGTTGATTTTTAATCTCACAAATGAGTTGCCATCTTAGTGATGTTAGAGAACACTTTGCCAGCAACACACATAGCATAAACATCCTGAAAAAATTCCAGTTCACACACGCCAGCAAAGCCTGGCATTAGACAAGACCCTCTGAAGCTTCAAATTTCACTGAATAAGCATCTACTTATCTCAAACCAGAGGTGACTAAGGTGAGTAATACAAAACTGAGAAGCCCTACCTCCATACATAACTGTGCCAGTATAGTTGAACACCACACGACACTGATCCAGTGCAGGTACTGTGTGTAACAAATGGAAAGTTCGGAGGTCCCACTGGAAACATACAGGCTAAGGAGCAACAAACAATTTAAAGTTTCTACTTACTTTTCAACACAGTGGTAAACTGATTAATTCCATTGGAGAAACCTCACTGCCACCCTCTTGCAAATACAACAGAACCAGAGTCTGATTCGAGCACCACAATCCCTTCCACAtgtccaaaacaaaaaagctcttACTCAAAATGTCATTCCCCGTCACGAGAAGTTACTGCAGCAGCTTCAAGGCTGATCTTGGTAAGAGATGGGAAGAGAACAGAGGTACCACAGAACATATTCCAAAAGAacctctctcttgctttctctcttaaGTTATTATAAATGTTAAGTATTTCCTCTAGGCCCCATCAGACACAGAGTCTAGACTTAAATTAGCTAGCTGTTTGACAGTCCTTACTTACTTGAGTCACAGACGAAAACTGTTGTTACTATACATACCCTGTAACGCAGCAGACTTATTAATACAACTTCTGCAAACAGCTACTTGTTTATCAATACAAATTCTTTAGGCCCCAGCACATCCATTACCACAGTGGCCAAAGGATACAATTTCTGTGTTGACTATGACCTCTAGCCCATTGGGATGGAAAACACCACTGATGGTCATGTTGAATTTGTCAAACTTGTGGATGGCTTGTGCCGATCTGACATCCCAGAGGACACCATCATTTAGGACAAGGTCATCAGTAGGGTTAAAGGTGGCACAGTTCTTCTTGTAGTTGTTGGCAAGATCTGGGTTAAACAGAGTCAATAGCTTGTTGCCAGTCTGAATATCATAGATCttttagattaaaaagaaaaagaaagattagtCACAATTTGTAATATACCTGTGCCTAAGATCACCCTATGTTCCCCCTTCTAGATTGTTTCTAGAATCACCCCCTTTCccactttgcttttccatttcaacTGAGAGCGTTCCAAAGATAACCCTTCCTACCAGTCCTTTTTCACAGCTGGCACCAAGCCTCACCACATTTTGGCCAGTACTTTGCAATTCACTGACACATTTGAATACAAACAGGATTAGTTCCAAAGAAACTAACCCCATTATGGAAAGTGGGCTGCAAAGCTGTCGTCATTAGGTACCACTTAGCCAGAAACCGTTTCAGAAATGGAACTGCTTTCAGGAGCAGATGGTATTTACAAACATAAAAACTCCAAGCacacagtgaggaaaaaaagccaggaacTACAGAAAAGGAGTTAAAATACCTGGCATTTATGTCGAAAGGCAACTTTCTGAGCTTTGCCCCAAACAACTCTCGGAAGATAAAAACATAAGAAGGGCTGTACTAGCACAAAAGGTTTATTACAGTCTTCTCTGATAAACTTGATCTGTAACATCCCTAAGAACCTAGCTCTCATTCAAActtaagagaggaaaaaattctctagaattggaaaacaaatctgtttaCCAGATAAACACAATACACAAACTGATCTGACTTCCAGATAAATCCAAGTTAAAAACTTGGCAGGAATGGATAGCTTGCTTAAACAAATCAGAGCAGTAAGTAAATTCATAAATAATTTGAGTAAGTTATGCTTCATGAcaatttttcatgcaaatacTCTTTCAAAAGAGGCAATGCCTATAATGAACACAAATTAGCACtgagaagaagcagaagcactCTGAAGCCTGCGTCTGTCAAATTTGCAGGCATTCATACAAAACACTACAACACCATTCTCTGAAACTACATTGGTAAAATTAAATTACCCAAACACAAGCTGCAAattggggaggcagggggaaggaCACTTAAGAAGGACATTTTTTGAAGGCCGTTTCCCACAGCTGTTGACTGAGCTACTGTTTACAGTGGaacttttttaattattattattattactattactgaaaaaataaggcAAAGGAGGGAACTTAagatgaaaaaacagaaacaaaagaacccctgaacAATCTCTCTCAcatgaacaaaacaaagcagattcTACAACTGCCCAGAATAGAACCACAGAGGCAACACACTGCACACTGCTTGTGCTACAGGCAGTTTGGAATGGTCCAGTTTATACCCTTAGACACAGGGAGAAGTTATTTGGCACTTTCAAAGCTTTCCTTTAAAGCCTCTTAGCTCATCAGTTACACAGAGCACCATAGCACCCAGATATGTTAATAAATGTCCTGTCAAGAATTACGTTCTTGTCACAGCTTCAGAACCGTGACCTTTACTGGTACTTACATGGGCAATGTCTCCTTTTGTGCCAATGACCCTATCCTGAGAGTGCTTGCTGAACTCCACATAGTGGTCATCAGGGAAGGAATGCCTGTAGACAAAGTCAGTAAAGAAGTCAAGGAACTGCAGACTCAAACTGCCTGTGTGAACCAAACACTACTATCCCAACACCTTCTGCAGAGGTTTCAACAGCGCGTGAAactaaaaatgtagaaaaaaatttccttcaCCATTGACCATGGCATATTACAATGCTGAAATCACCAaatgggctggaagggaccttaaagatcacttAGTTCCAGGTCCCctggcatgggcagggacccctccccccagcccaggtcgctcccagccccatccagcctggccctgagccctgccagggtcggggcacccacagctgctctgggcaatgTGTTCCAGCACCTCGCCGCCCCCACAATAGTGAGGGTGCAAATACCACACCGGCATTTGCAGGAAAACATCTCTTACAGACACAGCCTTTACAGCAgatcaatgaaaaaaacacaggcAGCAAATGCAAAGACTTGTCATCAACAGGGTCTGTCACAAACCTAACTGCACTAATAGGAGTGAGCGATGAATGGCATCATGAATGTTCAAACACATGTGCAGGCCTAAGGCACGTTCAACTTTTTATCTGAAGAATGCCCTCTAGCTGACTTAAAACAGGCCATACCAAAACTGCTGCTTACAACTAAGGCAGAAAACAgtcaaaccttttaaaaatgaagagcCTTCCACACATTTTTTAGGGGAAGGAACAAGTGTAAATACTGAAATCAATTTTCAACAGCTTTATACAGGTTTGAAAAACAGCTTATACCCAGGTCTGAAAACTTCACCATGCATATCACCACACTACTAAGAATCTGTAACTTTGTGTTACTTTGTGTAACAGAAAGATTGCAAAGATACTTTACAAACACgagaataaaaatgcaaacatatttCTTTGTCTTCAGGACAACGGTGATTTTACTGATCTATCTTGCACTAAATAGGACTTTAGGTAGTTAGAATTTAGCATAGGTACCTGTACCCAATAAAATAGGGAAGATACTAAACATAAGGAAAGGgagaacatttctttttttcatgagaCATTGTGAGAGCTGTGCTGTATTATGGTTTGTTCTTAGGGTTTCTGCCTATATTGAATGGTTTTTCTAACTGCAGCATACCCCACAGCTGGATCAGAGTATACCTACTTCATATCAAAGACAGACTTCATCCCCCACAATGCAGAGAGAGGTTGGCTCCACGTAGCAGATGTCAGCAATAAAGATCCATCCTATATTTCCAGATGAAAgtggagggggaagaagggaaaagaatacCAGAGAAAACAGAGGTTATCATCTTATCCATACACTTTTAACTTACACTTACAAGATGAATTTAGGGGCTATAGCAGATTTTGTGCTTACTAAACTACTCCCGTGGGGACAAAGTCTAGGCATCTAATGCTATAACATAAAGAGCCCTTGGAAGACAAAGAATAATGTTACAGATATCAATGGAAATGATCTATGATGTTAATAGCAGATAAAATCAGGATAACCCATGCCTAAATTGTGATGCCCTGTGAGTGCAGGCCATTCTGCTTATAAATCtgttacctttttctttcttcggAGAATCATCCCCCTAAAGATTTCTTTCTCTAGCAAAGGGAGGTTGTAGAAACTCTGATATTTTATATCACATTTATCTTAAATAAAGTCAGTTTAAGCATTTTTCCACttgtagagatatatatattCATTACTTATGAAGGCACACAGCCACTGTGTATATTCTCTATTAtcctgggaagaaaataaaaattgtagaACTCATAGAGAGAGTGTATGTAACTATTACAAGTACTTTAATGACAGGCATTGCAGGCCAGCCAGTAGGTGCATTTTAGATGTACATACCCAGACAGGCCCAAAACATACCAGGGCTTAGGCTGTGAAACTTCCAGAACTCAGAACAGGTTTTTGATTACTTACCCTGGATGGCTCAAGGTGCGTGATGGCAGAGTTATGGCAGTTGTAACTGGCCTCTTCCTGTCCACTGAACACATTATAGAGTTTCAACTGCCCAGTGCAAGTACCCAGCATTAAAAATCGTTCCCTTGCAGAAAACGCGCAACAGGTAAAGCCACTCTCATCCTCATTTGCTTCCCTGAACACAGAAATTGGACGGAACCTAGAAAAGGTAGAAATACAAGGGTCACCCGAAAGAGATGagagaagcaaaactgaagtgCTGTGTGATGACACTAAATccagtccttaaaaaaaatcgTGTAGGTACCTTTCTTACAGCTTTCTTCTAGGACAAGCTAAGTGTCAATTGTAAGATTAGTGCTCAAGTGAGCATGTTACAACAGTGTTTGCAACGCTTCAGGGTTTGTTTTGCACTGTTAAGTACTTCTGTTACAGCACATCATTAAGTTGAAGCACTTGCAGGCTGCCTTCAAAGTTGGATTGATGGAAAACCTGTAATGCTGTCACCTGGGTAAGTACAGATAGTAAAAAATTTTCTAACAGTTGTGAAACTCAACACAAGAAGTCATGGCACATCAGCCAAATAACCTGTCACCATAATTTCCCAAGGTGATACTGGTTTCACTGTGAAGATGCTCTCATCTGTGTCATCTTTATAAACTTCACATCTTCCCATTTAACCTCAGCAAAGAAAGGCCACATAAAAAGGCTAGCAACTTCTGGTGCTGCAGATTCAGCTCCAAGAGCAAAATATGGATTCTGCTGTCCTGCATCTGTCAGCCAGCTATCCTCATGGCTACACTACACTCCTGTGTAAAACTGGTGTTACACAATTACCTTCCAAAGGATAAAAAAGAGCTATGAGCTTCATTTGTCAATGTTGCTAATGAATTAACATGACACTGAAAATAAGCGTGCTTTACGTACCAAGGGTCACTACTAAGGACAAGAGAAACAGAACTTCCAAAAATGCCTTTCAAGGCTCTCCCACTGGTCattgtttaattaaaacacttttCTCTCCGAGAACATTCCTGTGGGACTGCAGAGCCTGAATCCAGGTAAGGCCTTTTGGCACACGGTACATCCTGAGAGGGATCAAGAAACATTTGTCTTCCTTACCTGCTAAATATAAGGTGTCTATCAAAGCAGCCACCATCCACCCCTCCGTACTTCGGAAAGGCTGCCCTGCGGGTCAGCCGTGAGGTAAAGTTAGTTGGCGCCTGGCGCCTCTGTTTTGGCTCAGGACACTGGTGGGGagtaaagagagagaaagggggaCAGGTGGCAACAGGGTTCTTGCAGCGGGCATGCTGCTCCCTAAGGTACTCTGTGATTATACTGTCCAGcgtgggtggggaaggaaggtgTCTGTCCAGCTGCTTTTTGATAGCTGGGCTCTGGCTGTAAGCGCCATGGTCCGATTTTTGTCGCAACACTCTAATTTTTCTGCCGTTGCAAGGAGATGGCCTCTCCCTGACAAAGCTAATCCTGCCAATCAGAGGAGAATTGCTGGCGTAAGAAGGGCCTGGAAGGGCAAGTGGACCTTGGGATGCAGACGGCCTTGCCTGAGCATGGACAGAGGTGGCAGTGGAACCTACAGAAGTGTGGCTACTCAAACGGGCTGAGATGCCGTTAGCTATGCGAGGAGTGCGAGGCAGGGTcacaggagaggcagcagccGCAACAGGGGTGAAGGCAGATGAATGAGATGCTGCAGTCATGGGTAGGTCGGCCTCTTTAGTAAGGACAGATGCAGTTTCTCCTAAGCCCTTAGAGATGAGATGGTTCCGAatcaggagcagcagctccttctcAGGAAACGTGATCCTTGACTGGGCCACCacatctgctttctgcagccGAGCCAGAGAGACATCTGTGCCAATCAGCAACGGCTTCCCCGAGACACGCTCTATCAGCTCAGCAGCGTATTTGCAGAACTTCACATGCTCGCTGCGCTTATCCTGAAGCACCGGCTCCTTCATCAGCTGCTGAATTTGACAGCTGCTGAAGAGGGGGAGCTTGCTGATAATCTGCCGGACAGTACTGCTGCGCGAGAGCCCCACCAAGGCTTTGCAGGCTAGTGCTCGAATCTGATCTGCATCTGTGATCGGCATCTTTATAGACAGCAATGACAGCAGCACTTTGATGCCGTTGTTGGACTGTACCACATTCCACATCTTAGCTAATGTGTGCTCACTGCTCTTGGGGACCTGAGGAAGCTTTCGCCGAGGAGTTCCAGAGATGAATTTGCCGATACTGGAGATTCGATTATCTGGACCGCATACACAATTGATGATGATCTGAAGGGCTGATTTCTGAATCTCAGCATCATGGATGAAAAATTCACCCTCAGCAACTCCAAGGATGATACTAATACCTAGTGAGGGAAAGAAATAGTTTCTTTAGTTCTCTAAAATGTAGCTTATGACTTCATCAGACAAGTTAGGAAGCCTTCAACAAATTtgagaaaaatgtgtaattCTCTTCATTCCGGGaatttctgcagttctgctAATTTAAGATGCATTCTACCTCCCTGGCAAAGTGTTTTCCTACACTGATACTCCTCCGCTTCACCATCAGTAACTAGGGAGTCAAACAACCTTTCAGAGATGGTGATCAGGCATGGCCCAGGAATGCAAGATCGGAGATTATCTGGCACAGACAAAGATGCACAGACATGCCTCTGATTCTTACTGCAGAAAGCAACTCTCTTgtataaatactaaaaaaatggaaacagagaagaaggaaagaaccCATgttatgaagggaaaaaaataaatcatatcaCAGCTTCCAAAAggattcaggaaaaaaagtgaaactttggggttttttttttttccctcctcagaCACAATTCCTGTTAATTTCATGTCTGCTTCAGAAGATCAAAACCTTCACTCAAGAAAGAATTGATGTCTGTCTCAAGAAAGGTTTTGTGCCTACCACTGGTACTCTAccaatcttttatttttattttctttaagtgtCAGGCTCCAGTTAACGTACAAGTCTTAGATCTGATCCAGGCCATCTCAATCATTTGCATATTGAATCTGCAGGTAGCCAGTTAGAGCATAACTCAAACAACAATAATTGTTCCTCTCCTGTATTCTCAAACGCCATATCCCCATGAGACCTAAATTTCTGGGAAGCTGAGGGAACCTAATAGTCCCATTACAAAAGGAGATTTGCCTCCATCTGTATTTAATGAGCTCTTGAAAACAAGTGCAAGTCAAAGACCATGCCTTCAAATTGGTAATCCAACCACAGTGCTAATCACAACACAATTTTAACCATGGTCTACCTTCCCCTTTATTTGCAACCTTGACAGTAACTCTAAatacattaattattttaaccCTTGTCTCACTGTAGGTGAGAAACAGCCAGCTAAAAACCATGTAGCAGAAGACAACTGAGAAGCGTGTAAGTCATCAGGACCATATTCAGCTTACCCACAGTGGAAACAGTAGATCCAGCTTCATCTAACACATCCACAGGTTCTGCCAGCTGCAACTGGATTTTAGGAACCACAGTCAGGATGGCTAGTACATCCAAAGCATAGCGTACTGTGTCATTCCTGGAAGACAACAACAGAAGGACTTCTTGGAGGTGTACATACAGAGTTGTCTCAATAACATAAAATAGCATTCAATCAATTTTACTCCAAAAAATAGGAGTAAATCAGTCAAATCTGATGTACTCTATGGTCCCTTTTGATTTTACAATGTTCCACTCAAAGGGCTGGTCTCCGCAGAAGGCAGTGCTCACAtgcacagcactgcctgcagtTTGTCAACATTAATCCCACATGGCCCACAGGCTTCTAAAAGCACTGcaattctgtatttataaaaataagaatgttAAGACATCCAGAAAAGCATTCTAAATTGAGCTTCCAAATCTAATCTAACTCTACATCCTAGTTGGGAAACACTGCTGCATAAAATACTCTGTCACTGGTCAAACAGGAAGATTTTCTGAAGTGAAGGGAAACTGTTTAGCAGTAAAACAGACAACTGTGATAGGGAAAAAGGCATCAACAGGCACCAGTTTAAGAGATACACAGGTGTGGGGAAGGTGATAAGGGCTGTTAAGTAGGAGGTGGGAGAGCAGACCAATGCAAGAAAAGGGGAAATGCTTGCAAGCCTGTATGGAAAAGTAGGAGTTAATCCAGGTAGCAATTAGGAAACAGCTGTAGATACTAAGAAACAGGAGAACAGAAACTACTCAGAGTGAAACCCgagagagggggagggaggcaggggatTGCAGAAGcaaaaacagatttcaaaggCTTTCAAGTTCAGTTAGGCAAGGAGCTTTtgtagaaagcagaaataaggtGGGAGTCCTGGTGACGATAATACTGCTGATGACAACTAGTTATAGCAGACAGTGACTCACCAGTGAACATATCTCTAGAGAGGACTACAGCTGCACTCTGGTGAGCAGATGGTTATTAGGATAAACAGAGGCTGGAACTTTGCACCCATCCTCCTTTTGCACTGGGGACAGGATCCTAATGGAATACCTATCAGAGCCTGG
Coding sequences:
- the DCAF1 gene encoding DDB1- and CUL4-associated factor 1 isoform X2, which encodes MTSGSGHVDSKAELTALLEQWEKEHGSGQDMVPILTRMSELIEKETEEYRKGDPDPFDDRHPGRADPECMLGHLLRILFKNDDFMNALVNAYVMTSREPPLNTAACRLLLDIMPGLETAVVFQEKEGIVENLFKWAREADQPLRTYATGLLGGAMENQDIAANYRDENSQLVALVLRRLRELQVTEMTTKQENKRPSPRKVPSDPLLPLDEEAVDMDYGEMAVDGEQEEVSADMDISFHLDSSHKTSSRVNSATKLDDGGLRKSKSGKQHERDGFRKAKQKLGFSASEPERMFVELSNSSWSEMSPWVIGTNYTLYPLTPAIEQRLILQYLTPLGEYQELLPIFMQLGSRELMMYYIDLKRTNDVLLTFEALKHLASLLLHNKFATEFVAHGGVQKLLEIPRPSMAATGVSMCLYYLSYNQDAMERVCMHPHNVLSDVVNYTLWLMECSHASGCCHATMFFSICFSFRAVLELFDRHDGLRRLVNLISTLEILNLEDQGALLSDDEIFASRQTGKHTCMALRRYFEAHLAIKLEQVKQSLQRTEGGILVHPQPPYKACSYTHEQIVEMMEFLIEYGPAQLYWEPAEVFLKLSCVQLMLQLISIACNWKTYYARNDTVRYALDVLAILTVVPKIQLQLAEPVDVLDEAGSTVSTVGISIILGVAEGEFFIHDAEIQKSALQIIINCVCGPDNRISSIGKFISGTPRRKLPQVPKSSEHTLAKMWNVVQSNNGIKVLLSLLSIKMPITDADQIRALACKALVGLSRSSTVRQIISKLPLFSSCQIQQLMKEPVLQDKRSEHVKFCKYAAELIERVSGKPLLIGTDVSLARLQKADVVAQSRITFPEKELLLLIRNHLISKGLGETASVLTKEADLPMTAASHSSAFTPVAAAASPVTLPRTPRIANGISARLSSHTSVGSTATSVHAQARPSASQGPLALPGPSYASNSPLIGRISFVRERPSPCNGRKIRVLRQKSDHGAYSQSPAIKKQLDRHLPSPPTLDSIITEYLREQHARCKNPVATCPPFSLFTPHQCPEPKQRRQAPTNFTSRLTRRAAFPKYGGVDGGCFDRHLIFSRFRPISVFREANEDESGFTCCAFSARERFLMLGTCTGQLKLYNVFSGQEEASYNCHNSAITHLEPSRDGSLLLTSATWSQPLSALWGMKSVFDMKHSFPDDHYVEFSKHSQDRVIGTKGDIAHIYDIQTGNKLLTLFNPDLANNYKKNCATFNPTDDLVLNDGVLWDVRSAQAIHKFDKFNMTISGVFHPNGLEVIVNTEIWDLRTFHLLHTVPALDQCRVVFNYTGTVMYGAMLQADDEDDLLEERMRSPFGSSFRTFNATDYKPIATIDVKRNIFDLCTDSKDCYLAVIENQGSMDAMNMDTVCRLYEVGRQRLAEDEEDEEEDQEEEEQEEEDDDEDDDDTDDLDELDTDQLLEAELEEDENNENAGEDGENDFSPSDDEELANLLEEGDEGEDEDSDADEEVELILGDINCSIQ